The Haloplanus salinarum genome includes a region encoding these proteins:
- a CDS encoding DHHA1 domain-containing protein translates to MVRRLVLGCGHAGETVAGVVSTWGGSLRVVVPAGHEVREFEAGAEVIRGDPADPGTYPEAADVVLVLGDDPAHNVATAEQARASFPDALLVASTAGGDVGDRLRTVADRVVDTQAVVADYLLETATGDGGERVWRLLNVLRGIDGRLAVVMHENPDPDAIASALALADIARSVGVEGDACYYGDISHQENRALVNLLELDLCNLGPGDDIGEYAAVALVDHSRPGVNDGLDPDTPVDIVVDHHPPRGPVTARFVDLRSDVGATSTLLAEYLDRLGMDPSREVATALLYGIRIDTREFTREAVEADFEAAAFLHAHVDASVLERVESPSMNPEVLATLAAAIRNRDVRDDVLTTGVGRIRDRDALAQAADKLLDMEGIRVTVVYGFMDETVYVSGRTRGTDVDLGEVLRDALGAIGSAGGHADMAGAQIPLGILGAVDDDSTASLADVVDDVVAERIFEVLEDPPNAPGGDPSTAEAVFEFPLSDDG, encoded by the coding sequence ATGGTCAGGCGGCTGGTACTCGGCTGTGGTCACGCCGGCGAGACGGTCGCCGGCGTCGTCTCGACGTGGGGCGGATCCCTCCGCGTGGTCGTGCCTGCGGGCCACGAGGTGAGGGAGTTCGAGGCTGGCGCGGAGGTGATCCGCGGCGATCCGGCCGACCCCGGTACCTACCCCGAGGCGGCGGACGTGGTGCTCGTCCTCGGCGACGACCCGGCCCACAACGTGGCCACGGCGGAGCAGGCGCGAGCGTCGTTTCCCGACGCCCTGCTCGTGGCGTCGACGGCCGGAGGTGACGTCGGCGACCGGCTGAGGACCGTCGCGGACCGCGTCGTCGACACCCAGGCGGTCGTCGCCGATTACCTCCTGGAGACGGCGACTGGCGACGGCGGCGAGCGAGTGTGGCGGCTCCTGAACGTCCTCCGGGGAATCGACGGCCGACTGGCGGTCGTGATGCACGAAAACCCGGATCCGGACGCCATCGCGTCGGCTCTCGCCCTCGCGGACATCGCCCGGTCGGTCGGCGTCGAGGGCGACGCCTGTTACTACGGCGACATCTCACACCAGGAGAACCGGGCGCTAGTGAACCTGCTGGAACTCGACTTGTGCAACCTCGGTCCCGGCGATGATATCGGCGAGTACGCGGCCGTGGCGCTGGTCGATCACTCCCGGCCAGGGGTCAACGACGGCCTCGACCCCGACACCCCCGTCGACATCGTCGTGGATCACCACCCCCCACGGGGCCCCGTCACGGCCCGGTTCGTGGACCTGCGAAGCGACGTCGGGGCGACGAGTACGCTCCTCGCGGAGTATCTGGACCGTCTGGGCATGGATCCGAGCCGCGAGGTGGCGACCGCCCTCCTGTACGGCATCCGGATCGACACCCGGGAGTTCACCCGCGAGGCCGTCGAGGCGGACTTCGAGGCGGCGGCTTTCCTCCACGCTCACGTGGACGCGTCGGTCCTCGAACGGGTCGAGTCGCCGAGTATGAATCCGGAGGTGCTGGCGACGCTGGCCGCGGCGATCCGAAACCGGGACGTCAGGGACGACGTGCTCACGACGGGCGTCGGTCGCATCCGGGACCGTGACGCCCTGGCGCAGGCCGCGGACAAACTCCTCGACATGGAGGGGATCCGTGTCACCGTCGTCTACGGGTTCATGGACGAGACGGTGTACGTCTCCGGTCGCACCCGCGGGACGGACGTCGACCTCGGGGAGGTCCTGCGGGACGCCCTGGGCGCCATCGGGAGCGCGGGCGGGCACGCCGACATGGCCGGGGCACAGATCCCGCTGGGGATCCTCGGTGCGGTCGACGACGATTCGACCGCCTCGCTGGCCGACGTCGTCGACGACGTAGTCGCCGAGCGGATCTTCGAGGTTCTGGAGGATCCCCCGAACGCGCCGGGAGGCGACCCGTCGACCGCCGAGGCCGTCTTCGAGTTTCCGCTGTCCGACGACGGGTAG
- a CDS encoding CBS pair associated ParBc domain-containing protein — protein MADNATVEEYMTQDVATVDPDDSVSEVSRRIVESDGHTGFPVTDGRQVEGFVSARDLLLADDEALVFTVMSEDLVVAHPDMKVNDAARVILRSGIQKLPVVDDAGKLVGIISNTDVIRSQIERVTPKKVDKLLHTLEEIHDIEAAEERRSVELAELTPTQGRVYADELQGRSYELEHGLAEPLVVIDNDGTLLLADGHHRVMAANRLDIEEMDAYVIVVDEDGGADLELGMQRTAEKEGLASIEDIDVVDYARHPLIETTERLQEERR, from the coding sequence ATGGCCGACAACGCGACCGTCGAGGAGTACATGACACAGGACGTGGCCACCGTCGACCCAGACGACTCCGTCTCCGAGGTGTCGCGGCGCATCGTCGAGAGCGACGGTCACACCGGCTTCCCGGTGACAGACGGCCGGCAGGTCGAGGGGTTCGTCAGTGCCCGCGACCTGCTGTTGGCCGACGACGAGGCGCTGGTGTTCACCGTGATGTCCGAGGACCTCGTGGTCGCCCACCCCGACATGAAGGTCAACGACGCCGCACGGGTGATCCTCCGCTCCGGCATCCAGAAACTCCCGGTCGTCGACGACGCGGGCAAACTCGTCGGCATCATCTCGAACACGGACGTGATCCGCAGTCAGATCGAGCGGGTGACGCCCAAGAAGGTCGACAAGCTCCTCCATACCTTGGAGGAGATTCACGACATCGAGGCCGCGGAGGAGCGCCGCAGCGTCGAGTTGGCCGAGCTGACGCCGACGCAGGGACGGGTGTACGCCGACGAGTTGCAGGGCCGGAGCTACGAACTCGAACACGGACTGGCCGAACCGCTGGTCGTTATCGACAACGATGGCACGCTCCTGCTCGCGGACGGCCACCACCGGGTCATGGCCGCCAACAGGCTCGACATCGAGGAGATGGACGCCTACGTGATCGTCGTCGACGAGGACGGCGGTGCCGATCTCGAACTCGGGATGCAGCGGACCGCGGAGAAGGAGGGCCTCGCCTCCATCGAGGACATCGACGTCGTCGACTACGCGCGACACCCGCTGATCGAGACGACCGAGCGACTCCAGGAGGAGCGACGCTAG
- a CDS encoding DUF7544 domain-containing protein, which translates to MPSWYAFAALSAAREATEDLLRPLDRGVWLRLAVITLFVGVGGGVPTGGNANTNLSSGGGMSEMPSPSLPDLGSTAVLIAGIVALVLALVLLWNLVGAVMEFVLVRALRDRSVSIRDPFAEEFCPGLRLFGFRIAVGLGTLLLIAVPILAVFVGGIGLSAALFVLVVPLLLVLLVVGLVTSVILGLTTDFVVPTMLTEDRGVLDGWRRLWPTLRAEWKQVGLYLVAKFVLGIAVGLVVSIATLLVAIALAIPFVVVGGALYLAIAAAGAAHVGAVVVVPLVLLFVLSLIVVSLLLQVPALVFVRYYSLSVLGMLVPELDLVGVDRPDGDDDGQEVGGDGDDDDGQEVGGDGDDDDGQEVGGDGDDDDDSQEVGGDGDDDDPDPPGRPAGADGREAASRHGVTSVA; encoded by the coding sequence ATGCCCTCCTGGTACGCCTTCGCCGCCCTGTCGGCCGCCCGTGAAGCGACCGAAGACCTCCTCCGTCCGTTGGATCGAGGGGTGTGGCTCCGGCTGGCGGTGATCACGCTCTTCGTCGGCGTCGGTGGCGGCGTCCCGACCGGCGGGAACGCGAACACGAACCTCTCCTCGGGCGGTGGCATGTCGGAGATGCCGTCGCCGTCGCTGCCGGATCTGGGGTCGACGGCGGTACTGATCGCCGGCATCGTCGCGCTCGTCCTCGCACTCGTCCTCCTGTGGAACCTGGTCGGCGCCGTGATGGAGTTCGTCCTCGTGCGCGCCCTTCGCGACCGTTCGGTGTCGATCCGCGACCCGTTCGCCGAGGAGTTCTGCCCCGGCCTGCGCCTGTTCGGGTTCCGGATCGCCGTCGGCCTCGGCACCCTCCTGTTGATCGCCGTCCCGATTCTGGCCGTGTTCGTCGGTGGGATCGGCCTCTCGGCGGCGCTGTTCGTCCTCGTGGTCCCCCTCCTTCTGGTCCTCCTCGTCGTCGGCCTCGTCACGAGCGTTATCCTCGGCCTGACGACCGACTTCGTGGTGCCGACGATGCTGACCGAGGATCGGGGCGTCCTCGACGGCTGGCGTCGACTCTGGCCGACCCTACGCGCCGAGTGGAAGCAGGTCGGCCTCTATCTGGTCGCCAAGTTCGTCCTCGGAATCGCCGTCGGCCTCGTCGTCTCCATCGCGACCCTCCTCGTCGCCATCGCGTTGGCCATCCCGTTCGTGGTCGTCGGCGGAGCCCTCTATCTCGCCATCGCCGCGGCCGGCGCGGCCCACGTCGGTGCCGTCGTCGTGGTCCCGCTGGTACTGCTGTTCGTCCTTTCGTTGATCGTCGTCAGCCTGCTCCTCCAGGTGCCCGCGCTCGTGTTCGTCCGCTACTACTCGTTGTCGGTGCTCGGGATGTTGGTCCCCGAACTCGACCTAGTCGGCGTCGACCGGCCGGACGGGGACGACGACGGCCAAGAAGTCGGTGGGGACGGCGATGACGACGACGGCCAAGAAGTCGGTGGGGACGGCGATGACGACGACGGCCAAGAAGTCGGTGGGGACGGCGATGACGACGACGACAGCCAAGAAGTCGGTGGGGACGGCGATGACGACGATCCGGATCCGCCCGGGCGCCCGGCGGGCGCCGACGGTCGAGAGGCCGCGTCACGACACGGAGTCACGTCGGTGGCCTAG
- a CDS encoding aminopeptidase P family protein, producing the protein MTPFERRTRRVQSRLDDDDLLALSPGRSLYYLSGVDADPSDRLTLLLVPGEGDPTFVVPALEADGIRAATWVADVRPWRDGTGPDRVLDPLFESLSPSRVFLADRMWATVSLDLRERLPGARFDLASEVLTPLRRRKDDRELDALRAAAEAADATMRDVRALGADAVGRTEADLASFVAERLESHGGTGVAFETIVAAGANGADPHHASGDRVIGAGDPVVLDFGTRVDGYVSDQTRTVVFDGDPPAAFADVHSVVREAGVAAVEAVEPGAVTGAVDRAARSVIESAGYGERFVHRTGHGVGLDVHEAPDVVAGGEVTLEPGMVFSVEPGIYLPDRFGVRIEDLVVVTEDGCERLNRTNRGWRC; encoded by the coding sequence ATGACGCCGTTCGAACGCCGGACCCGGCGGGTCCAGTCCCGACTCGACGACGACGACCTCCTCGCCCTCTCGCCCGGGCGGAGTCTGTACTACCTGAGCGGCGTCGACGCCGACCCGAGCGACCGCCTCACGCTCCTCCTGGTTCCCGGCGAGGGTGATCCGACGTTCGTGGTGCCGGCCCTGGAGGCCGACGGAATCCGGGCGGCCACGTGGGTCGCGGACGTGCGGCCATGGCGCGACGGGACGGGGCCGGATCGCGTCCTCGATCCGCTCTTCGAGAGCCTGTCGCCGTCCCGCGTGTTCCTCGCGGACCGGATGTGGGCGACCGTCTCGCTCGACCTCCGCGAACGACTGCCCGGGGCCCGCTTCGACCTCGCGAGCGAAGTGTTGACCCCGCTCCGCCGGCGGAAGGACGACCGGGAACTCGACGCCCTCCGTGCGGCCGCCGAGGCGGCGGACGCGACGATGCGGGACGTGCGCGCCCTCGGCGCCGACGCGGTGGGACGGACGGAGGCCGACCTCGCGTCGTTCGTCGCGGAGCGACTGGAGAGCCACGGCGGCACGGGCGTCGCCTTCGAGACCATCGTCGCCGCGGGGGCGAACGGCGCCGACCCGCACCACGCGAGCGGCGACCGGGTGATCGGCGCCGGCGACCCCGTCGTCCTCGATTTCGGGACGCGCGTCGACGGCTACGTGAGCGACCAGACGCGGACCGTCGTCTTCGACGGCGACCCGCCCGCGGCGTTCGCGGACGTTCACTCGGTCGTCCGGGAGGCAGGGGTCGCGGCGGTCGAGGCCGTCGAACCCGGTGCCGTCACGGGGGCGGTCGACCGCGCCGCCCGGTCGGTGATCGAGTCGGCGGGCTACGGTGAACGGTTCGTTCACCGGACGGGCCACGGCGTCGGCCTCGACGTCCACGAGGCGCCGGACGTCGTCGCCGGCGGCGAGGTGACACTCGAACCCGGGATGGTCTTCAGCGTCGAACCCGGGATCTACCTCCCGGATCGCTTCGGCGTCCGGATCGAGGATCTGGTCGTCGTCACCGAGGATGGCTGCGAGCGACTCAACCGGACGAATCGCGGCTGGCGGTGCTAG
- a CDS encoding DUF7522 family protein yields MSEHRDLVDPSLGEQLVSACRTTVGDSLRSIVYFTPDEYEQIYLRSDLEAEADLTGWVEHEAAGFRAQTAYDGTELGEYQYTLRVFENGYVTRVIDEDHGVFVTTDGITVRRSKEVTEAIGSTL; encoded by the coding sequence ATGAGCGAGCACCGTGACCTCGTCGATCCGTCGCTCGGAGAGCAACTGGTGAGCGCCTGTCGGACGACGGTCGGCGACAGCCTCCGGAGCATCGTCTACTTCACGCCGGACGAATACGAGCAGATCTACCTGCGCTCGGATCTGGAGGCGGAGGCCGACCTCACGGGGTGGGTCGAACACGAGGCCGCGGGGTTTCGAGCCCAGACGGCCTACGACGGCACCGAACTCGGCGAGTATCAGTACACCTTGCGGGTGTTCGAAAACGGGTACGTGACACGCGTCATCGACGAGGATCACGGCGTGTTCGTGACGACCGACGGCATCACCGTGCGGCGGTCGAAGGAAGTGACGGAGGCGATCGGGTCGACGCTCTGA